One Synechococcus sp. Nb3U1 genomic window, GGCAAGGCAGACGCCCCGCCCTGTTGGCCAGCTTTGGGTTTGTGGTGGTTTGGGTATGTTACCTGGGGGTGAACCTGTTGGGCAAAGGCTTACATAGCTACGGCTGGTTTTTCTGAGAAGATTTTTCCCGACAAACTGGCCTGAGTTTATGGGTATTCTGGTGCTGGCAAGCCGTAGTGGATCCCTCCGAGGAGAAAAGCGATGCGACTGTTCAACTATTTGATCTTGTTTACGGCCCTCCTGGCCATTGCCCTCTTCGCCATGCAAAATGCCACCCCCGTCACGGTCACTTTTGCCCCTGGCGTCAGCATCGAAAGCCCTCTGGTCATGGAACTGCTGGCTGCCTCTGGCATTGGGGCCGCCCTGGCTTGGCTCTACAGCCTCTGGATGCGGGTGCAATTTACCATTGAGGCCCGCGAGAAAAATCGGCAACTGCAGGAGAAAGAAGTCGCCATCACAGAACTGAAGGAAATGGTGGTGGAGCTGGAGGGAAAAGTGAAGCAACTGCCCCCTAGCAAACGGGCCGAGCCGCAGGAGGAGATCCAGGAAGTCGCGGAAGTAGCCAGCGAGGGATCCCCAGCTTGATGGGATATCCCCAAGAAAGGCATGGGTGTGGGTTAGGATGGCCTACGGACTATTGAGGTATTATTGAACCTCCGTCCGCACATCTTACTCAGTGAATAACGTCCCTATGCAGGTCACACAAGAAAAACGCCCTGGCAGCCGGGTTGGCCTCAAGATTGTGGTAGAAGCCGACCAGGTAAAGCGCTCCTACGAAAAAACCCTGCGTCAACTGGTGCAGAACATCCAAATTCAAGGGTTTCGTAAGGGCAAAGCCCCCCGCAACATCGTCATGCGCCAAGTGGGCCGCGAGCGCGTCATGGCTAGTGCCGTTGATGACCTGATCAACGATGCTATTAAGCAGGCCTTCAAAGAGACTAAACTCAACCCTCTCAGCCAATTTGAGCTGGATGATGGGGTCGGGGATCTCTTGGCCCAGTTCAACCCCGAAGCAGAGTTCAGCTTCTCGGGATATGTCGAGGTGTATCCCGAAGCCAGCGTTGGCCAATACAAAGGTCTGACGGTCACTGT contains:
- a CDS encoding LapA family protein; protein product: MRLFNYLILFTALLAIALFAMQNATPVTVTFAPGVSIESPLVMELLAASGIGAALAWLYSLWMRVQFTIEAREKNRQLQEKEVAITELKEMVVELEGKVKQLPPSKRAEPQEEIQEVAEVASEGSPA